One window of Dyadobacter sandarakinus genomic DNA carries:
- a CDS encoding DUF5686 and carboxypeptidase regulatory-like domain-containing protein, producing MEQHLAFALHAAFLFYQYDHSRLVQLYNVFKAGKIGIFARSESLSIHYNCTTPRRMRLAVLLVFCLLSYTARAGGIKGKITAAGGQPLPYAGITARGTSEGTMANSEGIYEFALPAGNYEIVFQYLGFKSIVKKVAVTEAFTTLDITLEEQALNLPEASIGKDKEDPAYTVMRRAIAKARFHQLQIRGYTARVYSRSTGLPTKIPGLLEKRLKKEGVQEGKSILNESVAEIRYRRPNTYSQKIISTRNSFDNSLPSPNEYILASLYSPEIAGTISPLSPRAFAYYKFEYEGYFEEHGQVVNKIRVIPKAYGEGVFKGSIFILEDLWSIHSYDLQTTTSGLNIAAKQFFSPIQQVWVPVNQQFSLSGSYLGFAGEFRYLVSLTYQKLDIDPALKEQIQITDHKKEDKPSPEKGNNLEQLIAQQKAFSTRDFRKLTRKYEREQKKAGAVQETSDRLVREDSIVVDPLANKRDTAYWQVLRPVPLTQSEVASYVSQDSIQVVKTVSGTKARPDSLYFKPVHLATGNTYALGDRRTFYFKSPLLSISYNTVEGNAINFLTKWEKKWGKNSYFNVNPLIRYSFGRKRVYGNLETNVGNEKWNLMLGGGEMARQINNANPIPPLPNSLAARFFDRSFMKLYQGQYGTAEFTLRNIGDILSISGNVEYEHRKELFNQESARPIFFWNNYSYTPNRPVSKELANTGFPQHNALLFNLNAQIRPWRRYLIRNGEKRYLRSKGPSFGVHYKSAAAFGGDVAYDMLEGTIRQDLSLGPRSHLEYYVNGGGFLSTKKMYFPDYRHFMGNEFFFQYAYPPDQFRMLQYYRYSTDSWFFQAHAVWTMQHFLLTRVQALRVTGLSETLQLHYLRVPSIRNYSEVVYGLDDILRVIRLEAVAQFHGSHFKQMGFRVGTSIKFGR from the coding sequence ATGGAGCAGCATCTGGCCTTCGCGCTGCATGCTGCTTTTCTTTTTTACCAGTACGATCACAGCCGGCTGGTACAGTTATATAATGTTTTCAAAGCAGGGAAAATTGGTATTTTCGCCCGATCGGAATCCTTGTCTATTCATTATAACTGTACAACACCTCGACGCATGCGCCTGGCTGTCCTTCTCGTATTTTGCTTACTTTCCTACACAGCGCGCGCAGGCGGCATCAAAGGTAAAATTACCGCAGCAGGCGGGCAGCCACTGCCTTATGCGGGTATAACGGCAAGAGGTACAAGTGAAGGCACCATGGCCAACAGTGAGGGGATTTACGAGTTTGCCCTGCCTGCCGGAAACTACGAAATTGTATTTCAATACCTTGGTTTTAAGAGCATTGTAAAAAAAGTCGCCGTCACAGAAGCCTTTACCACACTGGATATAACGCTGGAAGAACAAGCCCTGAACCTGCCGGAGGCCAGCATTGGCAAAGACAAGGAAGACCCCGCCTATACCGTAATGCGGCGGGCGATTGCGAAGGCACGTTTTCATCAGCTTCAGATCAGAGGTTATACGGCACGCGTATATTCCCGGAGTACAGGGCTGCCGACAAAAATCCCCGGACTGCTTGAAAAACGCCTGAAAAAGGAAGGTGTGCAGGAAGGTAAATCGATTCTCAACGAAAGTGTGGCCGAGATCCGCTATCGCCGCCCCAATACGTACAGCCAGAAAATCATCTCAACCCGCAATAGTTTCGACAACAGTTTGCCGTCGCCCAATGAATACATCCTGGCGAGCCTGTACAGTCCTGAAATTGCCGGCACGATCTCTCCCCTTTCGCCCCGGGCATTTGCCTATTATAAATTCGAATACGAAGGTTACTTTGAAGAACACGGGCAGGTTGTCAACAAAATCAGGGTCATACCCAAAGCGTATGGAGAAGGAGTTTTTAAAGGAAGCATTTTTATCCTGGAAGACTTATGGTCCATTCACAGCTACGACCTGCAGACGACCACCAGCGGGCTCAACATTGCGGCCAAACAGTTTTTCAGTCCAATCCAGCAGGTTTGGGTTCCTGTCAACCAGCAATTCAGCCTGAGTGGCAGCTACCTAGGATTTGCCGGTGAGTTCAGGTACCTGGTTTCACTCACTTATCAGAAGCTCGACATTGATCCTGCTTTAAAAGAGCAAATCCAGATTACCGACCATAAGAAAGAGGATAAGCCCTCACCGGAAAAAGGAAACAACCTTGAACAGCTTATTGCACAGCAAAAGGCTTTTTCCACGCGTGACTTTCGCAAACTAACCAGAAAGTACGAGCGTGAACAAAAGAAGGCGGGTGCCGTACAGGAAACCAGCGACCGCCTCGTGCGTGAGGATTCCATTGTTGTGGATCCGCTGGCCAACAAGCGTGACACTGCCTACTGGCAGGTTCTCAGACCTGTTCCCCTCACGCAGTCGGAGGTAGCGAGCTACGTTTCGCAGGATAGCATTCAGGTGGTTAAAACAGTGTCCGGTACCAAAGCCCGGCCCGATTCTCTGTATTTCAAGCCTGTTCACCTGGCTACCGGCAACACTTATGCACTGGGCGATCGCAGGACTTTTTACTTCAAAAGTCCGCTCCTTTCCATCAGCTACAACACGGTAGAGGGCAATGCCATTAATTTTCTGACAAAATGGGAAAAGAAGTGGGGCAAAAACAGCTATTTCAATGTAAACCCACTGATCCGCTACTCATTCGGCCGGAAGCGGGTATACGGAAACCTGGAAACGAATGTGGGAAATGAGAAGTGGAACCTGATGCTTGGCGGCGGCGAGATGGCACGGCAGATCAACAATGCAAACCCGATCCCTCCTCTTCCCAACAGCCTTGCAGCCCGCTTTTTTGACCGGAGTTTTATGAAGCTTTACCAGGGACAGTATGGGACAGCCGAATTTACACTGCGAAACATAGGTGATATACTGAGTATCAGCGGAAATGTGGAGTATGAACACCGAAAGGAATTATTCAACCAGGAGAGCGCCCGGCCTATTTTCTTCTGGAACAATTACAGTTATACCCCCAACAGACCTGTGAGCAAAGAGCTTGCAAATACCGGTTTCCCTCAGCACAATGCATTGTTGTTTAATCTGAATGCACAGATACGTCCGTGGCGCAGGTACCTGATCCGGAATGGCGAGAAACGCTATCTCCGGAGCAAAGGGCCATCATTTGGAGTACATTACAAAAGTGCGGCGGCATTTGGGGGCGACGTAGCTTACGACATGCTTGAAGGGACTATCCGCCAGGACCTGAGCCTGGGGCCACGCAGCCATTTGGAGTATTATGTAAACGGAGGCGGATTTCTCAGTACCAAAAAAATGTACTTTCCTGACTACCGGCATTTTATGGGTAACGAATTCTTTTTTCAGTACGCCTACCCGCCGGACCAGTTCCGGATGTTGCAATACTATCGTTACAGCACCGACTCCTGGTTTTTCCAGGCACATGCCGTATGGACCATGCAACACTTTCTGCTGACGCGGGTGCAGGCACTGCGGGTTACAGGTCTATCGGAAACATTGCAGCTGCATTACCTGCGCGTACCGAGCATTCGCAATTACTCCGAGGTGGTATATGGGCTGGATGACATTCTGCGGGTGATCCGCCTGGAAGCAGTAGCCCAGTTCCACGGAAGCCATTTCAAGCAAATGGGCTTCCGTGTCGGGACATCCATTAAGTTCGGGAGGTAA
- a CDS encoding DsbA family oxidoreductase, with the protein MKVEIWSDVMCPFCYIGKRKFENALATFPGRERVDVEWKSFQLNPDMKTEPGKSINDYLAEVKGWAPDYARQVNDHVTNLAAEVGLEYNMDQAVVANSFDAHRFVQFAKTKGKGDEAEEQLFRAYFTDGKNTADHDVLVALGTAIGLDEVELKSVLSGNEFGAAVRQDVYEAQQVGARGVPFFVLDRKYAVSGAQSSETFFAALEKSFGEWEKENPQPLQSLAEGAACTPDGICN; encoded by the coding sequence ATGAAAGTCGAAATATGGAGTGACGTAATGTGCCCGTTTTGCTATATCGGCAAGCGGAAGTTTGAAAACGCACTGGCAACCTTCCCTGGTCGCGAGCGCGTAGATGTGGAGTGGAAAAGCTTTCAGCTGAACCCGGACATGAAAACCGAGCCGGGCAAAAGCATTAATGATTACCTGGCAGAAGTAAAAGGCTGGGCTCCGGATTATGCACGGCAGGTCAATGACCACGTGACTAACCTGGCAGCGGAAGTAGGCCTGGAATACAACATGGATCAGGCCGTGGTAGCCAACTCTTTTGATGCACACCGGTTTGTACAGTTTGCCAAAACAAAAGGCAAGGGTGATGAAGCCGAGGAGCAGCTTTTCAGAGCATACTTCACGGATGGAAAAAACACGGCCGACCATGATGTGCTGGTTGCACTCGGAACTGCCATCGGGCTGGACGAAGTGGAGCTGAAATCTGTGCTGTCCGGCAATGAGTTCGGTGCTGCGGTGCGGCAGGATGTGTATGAGGCACAGCAGGTAGGTGCGCGCGGTGTACCGTTTTTTGTCCTCGACCGGAAATACGCCGTGTCCGGCGCTCAGTCATCCGAGACATTCTTTGCGGCACTTGAAAAATCATTTGGTGAGTGGGAAAAAGAAAACCCGCAACCCCTACAGAGCCTGGCTGAGGGTGCTGCCTGCACGCCCGACGGCATTTGTAACTAA
- a CDS encoding NAD(P)H-dependent oxidoreductase — protein sequence MSDLISRLHWRYAAKRMNGNIVPAAKLGTILEAINLAPTSVGLQPFNILVIEDRETREKMHQAANSQPQILEASHVLVFAAWETVTADNIDHYINLIASTRGIPVESLALFQNKIKESLLSRSQEELFNWSARQAYIALGYGLIAAATEQVDATPMEGFDAALLDEVLNLKEKGLKSVVMVALGYRDEEKDPLASAKKVRRPHEELFITV from the coding sequence ATGAGCGACTTAATTTCAAGACTGCACTGGAGATATGCAGCAAAACGGATGAATGGAAATATAGTACCCGCAGCAAAACTGGGTACGATCCTGGAAGCAATCAACCTGGCGCCAACCTCGGTGGGCCTTCAACCATTCAATATACTGGTTATTGAAGACCGGGAGACCAGGGAAAAGATGCACCAGGCAGCCAACAGCCAGCCACAGATTCTAGAGGCATCTCACGTGCTGGTATTTGCGGCTTGGGAAACGGTTACTGCTGATAATATTGACCATTATATCAATCTGATTGCCTCAACCCGCGGCATTCCGGTGGAATCGCTGGCATTGTTTCAAAACAAGATCAAAGAGAGCCTTCTGAGCCGGTCGCAGGAAGAACTATTTAACTGGTCGGCCCGGCAGGCGTACATTGCGCTTGGCTATGGCCTGATTGCCGCTGCTACCGAACAGGTGGACGCTACGCCTATGGAGGGTTTTGATGCAGCTTTGCTGGATGAGGTCCTGAACCTGAAGGAAAAAGGTTTGAAAAGTGTGGTGATGGTGGCGCTGGGCTACCGGGACGAAGAAAAAGACCCGCTGGCATCGGCCAAAAAGGTACGCAGGCCGCACGAAGAACTTTTTATTACAGTTTAG
- a CDS encoding winged helix-turn-helix transcriptional regulator encodes MVTKSTESVRVHTVGECTKSMLPVRDALEVLSGKWKLPIIISLMFGNKRFSQIAKEVPGITDKMLSKELRELESNDLVKRTVYDSIPVIVEYNLTEYGHSLKSVIEVLRNWGVAHRQRIMKKE; translated from the coding sequence ATGGTCACAAAAAGCACAGAGTCGGTTCGGGTCCATACAGTAGGTGAGTGTACCAAAAGCATGTTGCCTGTGCGCGATGCGCTGGAAGTGCTCAGCGGCAAATGGAAATTGCCGATTATCATTTCACTGATGTTCGGCAACAAGCGTTTTTCCCAGATCGCGAAGGAAGTGCCTGGCATTACGGACAAGATGTTGTCCAAAGAGCTGCGCGAGCTCGAATCGAATGACCTCGTGAAGCGGACGGTTTACGACTCCATTCCCGTAATAGTAGAGTACAACCTGACGGAATATGGGCATTCGCTGAAAAGTGTGATTGAAGTGCTGCGCAACTGGGGCGTGGCGCACCGGCAGCGGATTATGAAGAAAGAGTAG
- a CDS encoding helix-turn-helix domain-containing protein, with product MEMIKPIKSEQDYESALTQMEHLLDAKKDTPDGDTLEILALLISDYERKHYPIRQLSPIEALKVEMEEQGLTQSALAARFGMSKGSISDIINGKKQMSVRFMKFLHKDLGIPADVLLA from the coding sequence ATGGAAATGATTAAACCAATTAAATCAGAGCAGGACTATGAAAGTGCGCTCACACAAATGGAGCACCTGCTAGACGCAAAGAAAGACACGCCGGATGGCGATACGCTTGAGATACTTGCATTGCTGATTTCTGATTATGAACGCAAGCACTATCCGATCAGACAATTGTCACCCATCGAGGCGTTGAAAGTAGAAATGGAAGAGCAAGGTTTGACGCAGAGTGCACTGGCAGCACGTTTTGGCATGAGTAAAGGATCCATTTCTGATATAATCAATGGCAAAAAGCAGATGAGTGTGCGTTTTATGAAATTTTTACACAAAGACCTCGGCATCCCTGCTGATGTGCTTTTGGCCTGA
- a CDS encoding type II toxin-antitoxin system HigB family toxin: MRIFSLKTLKVFWTNYPDSEINLLHWYGKIARQDYQSPNHVIQNFKGADYVGNERIVFNICHNKYRLIAAFNYEYQICFIKFIGTHKEYDKVDARTIEY; this comes from the coding sequence ATGAGAATATTTTCTCTGAAAACCCTCAAAGTGTTTTGGACAAATTACCCCGACTCAGAAATCAACCTCTTACACTGGTACGGTAAAATCGCGAGACAGGATTATCAATCGCCTAACCATGTTATACAGAATTTTAAGGGAGCAGACTACGTCGGAAATGAGCGAATTGTATTTAATATCTGCCATAATAAATACAGATTGATTGCTGCATTCAACTACGAGTATCAGATATGCTTTATTAAGTTTATTGGCACACACAAAGAATACGATAAGGTTGATGCCCGAACTATCGAATATTAA
- the fbaA gene encoding class II fructose-bisphosphate aldolase, translated as MSETTKRFAAGVITGDGVSEIFRHANENNYALPAVNVVGTNSVNAVLETAKTVNSPVIVQFSNGGAIFYAGKSLSNANQQAAIAGGISGAMHVHQMAALYGVPVILHTDHCAKKLLPWIDGLLEAGERYYDQHGKPLYSSHMLDLSEEPIEENIEVCSKYFERMAKIGMTLEIELGVTGGEEDGVDNSDVDSSKLYTQPEEVAYAYEELSKISPNFTIAAAFGNVHGVYKPGNVKLQPKILNNSQNYIKEKFGTGDLPVNFVFHGGSGSSREEIREAIEYGAIKMNIDTDMQWSTWEGILKYYKEKEGYLQTQLGNPEGPDSPNKKYYDPRVWLRKGEESMMARLKAAFEDLNCINQLG; from the coding sequence ATGAGCGAGACCACAAAACGCTTCGCGGCCGGTGTGATTACCGGAGACGGAGTGAGCGAAATTTTCCGTCATGCCAACGAAAATAACTACGCACTCCCGGCAGTCAACGTGGTGGGTACTAACTCGGTAAACGCAGTACTCGAAACTGCCAAAACCGTGAACAGTCCTGTCATCGTCCAGTTTTCAAATGGCGGTGCTATTTTTTATGCAGGTAAAAGCCTCTCCAATGCCAATCAGCAGGCTGCAATTGCCGGTGGTATTTCGGGAGCAATGCACGTGCATCAAATGGCTGCGCTTTACGGAGTGCCTGTCATTCTGCATACCGACCATTGTGCCAAGAAGCTCCTTCCGTGGATCGACGGCCTTCTGGAAGCAGGTGAGCGCTACTATGACCAGCATGGCAAACCATTGTACAGCTCCCACATGCTGGACCTTTCGGAAGAACCGATCGAGGAAAACATTGAAGTATGCTCTAAATATTTTGAGCGCATGGCCAAAATAGGCATGACGCTGGAAATTGAGCTGGGTGTAACCGGCGGAGAAGAAGATGGTGTGGATAACAGCGATGTGGATAGCTCCAAGCTATATACCCAGCCTGAGGAAGTAGCTTACGCTTACGAAGAACTTTCCAAAATCTCTCCCAACTTCACAATTGCCGCAGCCTTCGGAAATGTACACGGCGTGTATAAGCCAGGGAACGTGAAATTGCAGCCTAAGATCCTTAACAACTCGCAAAACTATATCAAGGAAAAATTCGGAACAGGCGACCTGCCCGTGAACTTCGTGTTCCATGGCGGCTCAGGCTCTTCGCGTGAGGAAATCCGTGAGGCAATCGAATACGGTGCGATCAAGATGAACATTGATACCGATATGCAATGGTCGACCTGGGAAGGTATCCTGAAATACTACAAAGAAAAAGAAGGCTATCTGCAAACACAGCTCGGCAACCCCGAAGGTCCTGATTCACCAAACAAGAAATACTACGATCCACGTGTATGGCTTCGTAAAGGTGAAGAAAGCATGATGGCACGTCTGAAAGCAGCATTCGAAGATCTGAACTGCATCAACCAGCTGGGATAA
- a CDS encoding hemolysin family protein, whose amino-acid sequence MSPAPLLTALIFFVLAGYYGAVRSALLEISFDRFSWRQENNEHVVQTLYWRRILRMIRLLVVALGCFFAVATVWPMFSTDSSGKEQGLIFLLFVVLISAWMASYTGWVKIGRFFPKVLDLTAFPVRFAEWFMTPLYWLVEPFVKENILSASLRDDIVSADDPDFDDHSIEERMFINALDFKDLRIRDCMIPRTEISAVNVHDSIEDLRSIFLSSGHSKIIVIRDSVDDVLGYCHALSLFKKPKEISNIITPILIVPEAMQASDLMLRFLEERRSLALVVDEFGGTAGLVSVEDVVEKIFGEIQDEYDSTEDWTERQQEDGSYILSARHEVDYLNEKYGWELPEGDYDTLAGMLIDYHGDLPEVNETVLIPPYSFQVVSMQDTRIELVKLSIEKPE is encoded by the coding sequence ATGAGTCCCGCACCCCTGCTGACCGCCCTGATATTTTTTGTGCTGGCAGGCTACTATGGCGCTGTGCGGTCGGCCCTGCTTGAAATCTCCTTCGACCGTTTTTCGTGGCGGCAGGAAAACAATGAGCATGTGGTGCAAACGCTTTACTGGCGCCGTATCCTGCGTATGATCCGCCTGCTGGTGGTAGCGCTGGGTTGCTTTTTTGCCGTGGCGACGGTCTGGCCCATGTTTTCCACGGATTCATCGGGTAAGGAACAAGGTCTTATTTTCCTGCTTTTTGTCGTACTGATTTCTGCGTGGATGGCCTCTTACACAGGCTGGGTCAAAATTGGCAGGTTTTTCCCGAAAGTGCTGGACCTTACTGCCTTCCCGGTGCGCTTTGCGGAATGGTTTATGACACCCCTGTACTGGCTGGTAGAGCCATTTGTAAAAGAAAATATCCTGTCTGCTTCCCTGCGGGATGATATTGTTTCTGCCGATGATCCCGACTTCGACGATCACAGCATTGAGGAGCGTATGTTTATCAATGCACTTGACTTTAAAGACCTGCGGATCAGGGATTGTATGATCCCGCGTACCGAAATTTCGGCGGTGAATGTGCACGACAGCATTGAAGATCTCCGGTCCATATTCCTGTCCAGCGGGCATTCCAAAATCATCGTGATCCGCGATTCGGTAGATGATGTACTGGGATATTGCCATGCTTTGTCTTTGTTTAAAAAACCGAAAGAAATCAGCAACATCATCACACCTATACTGATTGTACCCGAGGCTATGCAGGCCAGCGACCTGATGCTCCGGTTTCTGGAAGAGCGCCGCAGCCTGGCACTGGTGGTGGATGAGTTTGGCGGTACAGCGGGACTGGTGAGTGTGGAAGATGTAGTGGAGAAGATTTTCGGTGAAATCCAGGATGAGTACGACTCCACCGAGGACTGGACTGAGCGGCAGCAGGAAGACGGCAGCTATATCCTCAGCGCACGCCACGAGGTCGACTACCTGAACGAAAAATATGGCTGGGAGCTACCCGAGGGCGACTATGATACCCTCGCCGGCATGCTGATCGACTACCATGGTGACCTGCCGGAAGTAAATGAAACCGTCCTGATTCCACCTTACTCATTCCAGGTAGTCTCCATGCAAGACACCCGCATCGAACTCGTCAAACTATCCATCGAAAAACCAGAGTAA
- a CDS encoding ABC transporter ATP-binding protein, translating into MHISVQNLGKKFIKEWIVRHASFELETGKAYTFTGPNGSGKSTLLQLLTGMVPVTEGSITYFREPGNAIDSDHWYKHLVIAAPYLELIEEFTLRELVEFHVRFKPFKNAMSPADFEDFIWLSHAGGKIIRHFSSGMKQRVKLGLAFMSDVPVVFLDEPTTNLDAEGTRWYLDHVTQNTAGQLLLLGSNVPQEYEFCKNIISVSAFK; encoded by the coding sequence GTGCACATCTCCGTTCAAAACCTTGGCAAGAAATTCATCAAAGAATGGATCGTGCGTCATGCGAGTTTTGAGCTGGAAACCGGAAAAGCCTACACGTTTACCGGCCCCAATGGCAGCGGAAAATCTACCTTATTGCAGCTGCTTACCGGCATGGTACCTGTAACCGAAGGTTCCATCACTTACTTCCGGGAGCCGGGCAATGCCATTGATTCGGATCACTGGTACAAGCACCTGGTCATCGCGGCGCCGTACCTGGAACTCATAGAGGAATTTACATTGCGTGAGCTGGTCGAGTTTCATGTTCGTTTTAAACCATTCAAAAACGCGATGTCTCCTGCTGATTTCGAGGATTTTATCTGGCTGTCGCATGCGGGCGGCAAGATTATCCGCCATTTTTCATCGGGTATGAAGCAGCGGGTGAAGTTAGGTCTGGCATTCATGTCCGATGTTCCGGTCGTTTTTCTTGACGAACCTACCACCAACCTCGATGCGGAAGGCACCCGCTGGTACCTCGACCATGTGACACAAAACACTGCCGGTCAGCTATTGTTACTGGGTTCCAATGTGCCCCAGGAATATGAATTTTGTAAAAATATCATTTCCGTTTCTGCGTTCAAGTAG